A single Nicotiana tabacum cultivar K326 chromosome 5, ASM71507v2, whole genome shotgun sequence DNA region contains:
- the LOC107822963 gene encoding 2-isopropylmalate synthase A isoform X2, with protein sequence MSSLRSNSATTLSSNISFQSKNPLFHTIFTFFPSIKTHSYSPYTVIRCSIQKRPEYIPSKISNHKYVRIFDTTLRDGEQSPGATMTTKEKLDVARQLAKLGVDIIEAGFPASSEADFEAVRLIAEEIGNNNSDGDYVPVICGLSRCNKRDIDKAWEAVKCAKRPRVHTFIATSEIHMKYKLKMSKEEVVEKARSMVAYARSLGCEDVEFSPEDAGRSEREFLYHILGEVIKAGATTLNIPDTVGYTVPTEFGQLIADIKANTPGIENVIISTHCQNDLGLSTANTLAGACAGARQVEVTINGIGERAGNASLEEVVMALKCRGEKVLGGLYTGINTQHIIPTSKMVEEYTGLQVQPHKAIVGANAFAHESGIHQDGMLKHKDTYEIISPEDIGLSRANEAGIVLGKLSGRHALKSKMLELGYDIEGKELEDLFWRFKSVAEKKKKITDDDIIALMSDEVFQPQVVWQLADVQIACGSLGLSTATVKLIDSDGQEHVACSVGTGPVDAAYKAVDLIVKVPITLLEYSMNAVTEGIDAIASTRVLIRGEDDHAITNGSIGPTHHRIFSGTGADMDVVISSVRAYIGALNKMLSFGKLVSRYKKPEGSVVV encoded by the exons ATGTCTTCTCTCCGTTCAAACTCTGCAACTACTCTCAGCTCTAATATTTCCTTCCAATCCAAAAATCCTCTTTTTCACACCATCTTTACCTTCTTTCCTTCAATCAAAACACACTCTTATTCCCCATATACAGTTATCCGGTGCTCAATTCAAAAGCGACCTGAATATATACCGAGTAAAATCTCCAACCACAAATACGTACGTATTTTCGACACGACTCTCCGCGATGGAGAGCAATCCCCGGGTGCTACGATGACTACGAAAGAAAAATTAGATGTTGCCCGTCAATTAGCGAAACTCGGAGTTGACATAATCGAAGCTGGGTTTCCAGCATCATCTGAAGCTGATTTTGAAGCTGTGAGATTAATAGCAGAGGAAATTGGTAATAATAATAGCGACGGTGATTATGTGCCGGTGATTTGTGGATTATCGAGGTGTAATAAGAGGGATATTGATAAAGCGTGGGAAGCTGTGAAGTGTGCGAAGAGACCTAGGGTTCATACGTTTATAGCGACGAGTGAGATACATATGAAGTATAAGTTGAAGATGAGTAAAGAAGAAGTAGTGGAGAAAGCGCGGAGTATGGTTGCTTATGCGAGGAGCTTGGGATGTGAGGATGTTGAATTTAGCCCTGAAGATGCTGGAAG GTCTGAGCGTGAGTTCCTTTACCATATCCTTGGAGAAGTTATCAAAGCTGGCGCAACAACCCTTAACATACCTGATACTGTTGGATACACTGTACCCACTGAATTTGGACAGTTAATTGCTGATATAAAAGCCAATACCCCAGGAATTGAAAATGTGATCATTTCTACACACTGCCAGAATGATCTTGGACTTTCTACGGCCAACACTTTAGCT GGAGCTTGTGCAGGGGCAAGACAAGTAGAAGTGACCATCAATGGCATTGGTGAAAGAGCTGGAAATGCTTCGCTGGAGGAG GTTGTAATGGCCTTAAAATGTCGCGGAGAGAAAGTATTAGGTGGCCTCTACACGGGCATTAATACTCAACACATTATCCCGACGAGCAAAATG GTAGAGGAGTACACTGGGCTTCAAGTGCAGCCACATAAGGCCATTGTTGGAGCTAATGCATTTGCTCATGAAAGTGGCATCCATCAG GATGGAATGTTAAAACACAAAGATACATATGAGATTATATCTCCTGAAGATATTGGGCTTAGTCGTGCTAATGAAGCCGGTATTGTCCTTGGGAAGCTCAG TGGGCGCCATGCATTGAAATCCAAAATGCTTGAG CTTGGATATGACATTGAGGGAAAAGAACTGGAGGACCTCTTCTGGCGATTTAAGTCGGTGGCTGAGAAGAAAAAG AAAATTACAGATGATGACATAATAGCACTGATGTCAGATGAAGTTTTCCAGCCTCAAGTTGTTTGGCAACTTGCAGATGTACAG ATTGCCTGTGGAAGTCTTGGCCTCTCTACAGCAACTGTTAAGCTTATTGACAGTGATGGTCAAGAGCATGTTGCTTGTTCTGTTGGAACCGGACCAGTTGATGCAGCTTATAAGGCAGTTGACCTCATTgtaaag GTACCTATAACACTCCTCGAGTATTCCATGAATGCAGTCACAGAAGGTATAGATGCCATAGCCTCAACCAGAGTATTAATCCGCGGGGAGGATGACCATGCTATAACCAATGGTTCAATTGGACCGACTCATCACCGTATATTTAG TGGAACTGGAGCTGATATGGACGTTGTCATCTCTAGTGTCCGAGCCTATATTGGTGCATTGAACAAAATGTTGAGTTTCGGGAAGCTGGTTTCGAGGTACAAGAAGCCTGAAGGTAGTGTGGTAGTATAA
- the LOC107822963 gene encoding 2-isopropylmalate synthase A isoform X1 — protein MSSLRSNSATTLSSNISFQSKNPLFHTIFTFFPSIKTHSYSPYTVIRCSIQKRPEYIPSKISNHKYVRIFDTTLRDGEQSPGATMTTKEKLDVARQLAKLGVDIIEAGFPASSEADFEAVRLIAEEIGNNNSDGDYVPVICGLSRCNKRDIDKAWEAVKCAKRPRVHTFIATSEIHMKYKLKMSKEEVVEKARSMVAYARSLGCEDVEFSPEDAGRSEREFLYHILGEVIKAGATTLNIPDTVGYTVPTEFGQLIADIKANTPGIENVIISTHCQNDLGLSTANTLAGACAGARQVEVTINGIGERAGNASLEEVVMALKCRGEKVLGGLYTGINTQHIIPTSKMVEEYTGLQVQPHKAIVGANAFAHESGIHQDGMLKHKDTYEIISPEDIGLSRANEAGIVLGKLSFCSGRHALKSKMLELGYDIEGKELEDLFWRFKSVAEKKKKITDDDIIALMSDEVFQPQVVWQLADVQIACGSLGLSTATVKLIDSDGQEHVACSVGTGPVDAAYKAVDLIVKVPITLLEYSMNAVTEGIDAIASTRVLIRGEDDHAITNGSIGPTHHRIFSGTGADMDVVISSVRAYIGALNKMLSFGKLVSRYKKPEGSVVV, from the exons ATGTCTTCTCTCCGTTCAAACTCTGCAACTACTCTCAGCTCTAATATTTCCTTCCAATCCAAAAATCCTCTTTTTCACACCATCTTTACCTTCTTTCCTTCAATCAAAACACACTCTTATTCCCCATATACAGTTATCCGGTGCTCAATTCAAAAGCGACCTGAATATATACCGAGTAAAATCTCCAACCACAAATACGTACGTATTTTCGACACGACTCTCCGCGATGGAGAGCAATCCCCGGGTGCTACGATGACTACGAAAGAAAAATTAGATGTTGCCCGTCAATTAGCGAAACTCGGAGTTGACATAATCGAAGCTGGGTTTCCAGCATCATCTGAAGCTGATTTTGAAGCTGTGAGATTAATAGCAGAGGAAATTGGTAATAATAATAGCGACGGTGATTATGTGCCGGTGATTTGTGGATTATCGAGGTGTAATAAGAGGGATATTGATAAAGCGTGGGAAGCTGTGAAGTGTGCGAAGAGACCTAGGGTTCATACGTTTATAGCGACGAGTGAGATACATATGAAGTATAAGTTGAAGATGAGTAAAGAAGAAGTAGTGGAGAAAGCGCGGAGTATGGTTGCTTATGCGAGGAGCTTGGGATGTGAGGATGTTGAATTTAGCCCTGAAGATGCTGGAAG GTCTGAGCGTGAGTTCCTTTACCATATCCTTGGAGAAGTTATCAAAGCTGGCGCAACAACCCTTAACATACCTGATACTGTTGGATACACTGTACCCACTGAATTTGGACAGTTAATTGCTGATATAAAAGCCAATACCCCAGGAATTGAAAATGTGATCATTTCTACACACTGCCAGAATGATCTTGGACTTTCTACGGCCAACACTTTAGCT GGAGCTTGTGCAGGGGCAAGACAAGTAGAAGTGACCATCAATGGCATTGGTGAAAGAGCTGGAAATGCTTCGCTGGAGGAG GTTGTAATGGCCTTAAAATGTCGCGGAGAGAAAGTATTAGGTGGCCTCTACACGGGCATTAATACTCAACACATTATCCCGACGAGCAAAATG GTAGAGGAGTACACTGGGCTTCAAGTGCAGCCACATAAGGCCATTGTTGGAGCTAATGCATTTGCTCATGAAAGTGGCATCCATCAG GATGGAATGTTAAAACACAAAGATACATATGAGATTATATCTCCTGAAGATATTGGGCTTAGTCGTGCTAATGAAGCCGGTATTGTCCTTGGGAAGCTCAG TTTTTGCAGTGGGCGCCATGCATTGAAATCCAAAATGCTTGAG CTTGGATATGACATTGAGGGAAAAGAACTGGAGGACCTCTTCTGGCGATTTAAGTCGGTGGCTGAGAAGAAAAAG AAAATTACAGATGATGACATAATAGCACTGATGTCAGATGAAGTTTTCCAGCCTCAAGTTGTTTGGCAACTTGCAGATGTACAG ATTGCCTGTGGAAGTCTTGGCCTCTCTACAGCAACTGTTAAGCTTATTGACAGTGATGGTCAAGAGCATGTTGCTTGTTCTGTTGGAACCGGACCAGTTGATGCAGCTTATAAGGCAGTTGACCTCATTgtaaag GTACCTATAACACTCCTCGAGTATTCCATGAATGCAGTCACAGAAGGTATAGATGCCATAGCCTCAACCAGAGTATTAATCCGCGGGGAGGATGACCATGCTATAACCAATGGTTCAATTGGACCGACTCATCACCGTATATTTAG TGGAACTGGAGCTGATATGGACGTTGTCATCTCTAGTGTCCGAGCCTATATTGGTGCATTGAACAAAATGTTGAGTTTCGGGAAGCTGGTTTCGAGGTACAAGAAGCCTGAAGGTAGTGTGGTAGTATAA